In the genome of Paraburkholderia azotifigens, the window CTCAAGGTACTCGCGCGCGGCGTGCACCATGGCGGGGTACTCGCGCAATTCGGAAATGACCTTTCGATTCAGGACGGGCCAGGCGAGCCTGTCCGGATACGCAAAGGCAGGAATGGACACGCCCTCGATGGCTTCGAGGCTCATGGGACCGACGGGTTTCGCTGCCGCCCACGCGGCCTTGTGCATCATGGTCCGGCAGGTGCGCGCGTAGCTTTCCAGCGCCAGTGCGAGGTCCAGAGCGGTATCGCGCCGCTGGCGCCTGCGCTCTCTGGCGTCACGCACCGAGATCCAGGCGAGTGTGATGACGGAGCCGACTGCTCCCGACGCCACCGCCAGTGTGATCGGCGCGTTCAAGCTGATTCGTTGGAAATATTGGAGCGATTCCTGCCACATACATTGCGCCTCGGAGAAAGAGGTGCACAGAGTATAAGCAATCGTTTGCGGCATGATCATAGGAAAAAATGCGGTGTGTGTTTTCGCCACAAACGGGCCGATCACGCGGCGCACCGCTTGACAGATTCGTCTAAAAGCGGCGGGCGCCGTCGACAAAACGGACGACGCCCCATGCAAACGATTACACGTCGGGATTGCTCGCGATGAAGCCGGTAAATGCGCCATACGGCTGCGTCAGCGCGACACCGTCGACCATCAGACCGTACGTCGCGTCGCCGCTGTCGAGCACGTAATACATCACCGACTGCACGTTCTTTGTCTTTCTGGCCTTGAAGTAATTGGCGAACTGCGTGCTGATATAAGTCGCGCGATACGCCTGGGTGCTTTCCGGCCCCGTGTTCCACTCGGTGATCAGGAACGGCACGCCGTAGCGGGCCTTGCAGTACGTCGGCAGATCGAAGCCCGGGCCTGCTCCGTCCGTGCCGATGTTGAAGATGTCGCCATAGACTTCGTAGTTGTGCCACGTCGTCAGGTCCCAGCGCACCTTCGGGTAGCCGCCGCTGCCGTCCGGCTGCATGCCGTCCCATAACGCATCCGCTGCGCCGATATCGGCCACGCAGAAATTGATGCCGCACTTCGCAGCTGGTTGCACCGACTTCACGCCGTCGATCATCCCGCGCATCACGCCGCGCATTACCGGCCAGTTCGTGTTGCTGAAATCCACGGCCTTGGTGCCGGCATTGGTCGAATCGAGAATGATGTCGTTCTCGCGCGTCAACTCGTTGCCGCATTCGTACATGGTCACGCCATACGGGGCGAGCGCCGTCGCGACGGCTGCCGCACACGCTTTGCCGCGGTTGTACGCAACCGATTCGTTCGCCAGCAGCACGCGGTTGTTATCGTAGATGCCCTGGTTGATCAGCACGAACAGCGTCAGTCCCGCCGACTGGAACGCCTGCGCGAGCTTCGCGACGGCATTGAGTTGCACCGGATCGTCGGTGCAGCCCACGCGATACGTCGAGCAGCCGGTGCTCTTCATGATCGACACGACCTGCGCGGGCGTGTAGCGATAGTCGTAGTGTCCGTTGATGCCGAAGAACGTGCCCGCCGTCGCGGCCGTGACGATGCGCGGATCGGCGCAAGGCAGCCAGCTGGTGCTGACGTCGCTCAGCACGTAGAACTGGCTGCCCGTGCCGCGATGCCAGATCTTGCCGCCGTACCACAGCAGCAGCGTCACGTTGTAGGTGTTGCCGACCGTCTTGTTGTTGCGATAGATGACACCGTTGACAACCGTCCATACCGCACCGGCCTTGTCGATGATGTACGACGCGGACGGGATCGTCGTGCCGTCGGCAGACGTGCCGCCAAGCCGCGGGTCGTTGCACGCGATCCACGTCGAACCGTTCCAGCCGTAAAACTGGCCACCCGTTCCCTGATGGTAGACGCCGCCGCCGAACCAGAGCATCAACGCGACGTTGTAGTTGTTGCCGGCCTTCACGCCATCCTTGTAAACCGAGCCGCCCGTCAGCGTCCAGACGGAGCCCTGGTAGTCGATGATCGAAGTGGCCGACGGGACCGTCGTGCCGTTCGCCGATGCAGCCGCGGCCGTTTTGCTCATGGCCTTGACGACGGCGCTGCCGTCAGCGCCGAGGTCGGAGCCACCGCCCCCGCATCCCGTTAGAACATAGCTGCCGCCGAGCGCTGCCAGGCCGTTGAGAAATTGACGTCGATTGATCACAGAAAAATCCGCCGCCGGAAATACCGGCAAAAAATGTCAGGTGGTCATTGCCGAGTCGCGTCGCGGCCAACAGGAAATCCGTTAAGTGATTCGGTATCCTGAATAAGTGCCTGATGGTGCGAATCGATCTGCGAGCGACTGCGGAGTGCCACCCGGGCACCGCAATTCGTTATCGAAATACGCTCAGAAAAGGACTCCAGCTGCACCCGGCGGACTCATCGAGGCGGGCAGGAATCGGAAAATCGGTAATTAATGCCCGACTATCCTTGATCTGATGTAATTGATACCTAGCTGTCGGCAGAAACCCGAGCGGACGTTAGAGGCGGGTGCGAAATAAGTTGAATCTTCTGACAAATAGGCGATTGAAAACCGTTTTCGCTTTGTCGTCGTTTGAAGTGATGGCTCGGGCAGACGCTGCAGGGCGGGTTCGGCGCGAGAAAGATGCGCCTCGCGCAGACGGGAGCGAGGAAAAAAATATTCCTGATGGGGACCGATTTTTTGCAACGCTAAAGGGTGATGGATCGTTACTCGCCTTGGCGACAGGAGCTTCGCTTTACGCCCGCGCGTTTCGCGTCGATGCAAATGGCTTCTTTCTGCCGCGCGCGCTGTTCAACGCAAAAGAACGAGTTGAGGCGTGGCGTCGTCCGTCGACCAGACGATCGCGTTCTGACCATAGCGGGTACCGAGCGACTTTGCAGCGTCCAGTGAAAGTCCGAGTACAAGAAAACTCGCCTCGCCAGGCCAGTTATTCGACGGATGCTTGCCGATGCCTTCGATGACAACGTGGCCCAGCTGCGCCAGTTCACGCGCCAAGGCTTGCTGACGGTCGGCGTTGAACTCTGCGCTGCACGTCTGGCTGAAAGGATTCCAGGCGGTGATGAACGCACTGCACGCGACGCCGTGAGCTTTATGCAGCGCGACAAGCTGCGGATTGGCGCGACCGACCCTGAGTGTCGTGGACGCGTCGTCAAAGACGATGTATTCGGTTTCCAGATATGCCTGGATCGTTTCGCGCGGGATTTGCGAGTCTGAAAACAAAAAGATCTCCGTTGAAGGCTTCACATTGCAGGCGTCGCGATAACCCAAAGTTATCGCCCATGCAGCAGCTTTCATTATCCAACCGCGCCCCGTTTCCCTACATTGTGCGGCATACGCAATTAGCTCAGCCAACTGGAGACGAGGAAACACCATGAAATTGCTGCGATATGGCGCGCCCGGTCATGAAAAGCCCGGCATTCTCGACGGCAACGGCGCGATACGCGACCTGTCCGGCATCATCGACGATATCGCCGGCTCGACGCTGTTGCCCGAAGCATTGGACAAACTGCGCCAGCTCGACATCAGCAAGCTGCCGGTCGTCTCCACCGAAGAACGCATCGGCGCCTGCGTGGGCCGCATCGGCAAGTTCATCTGCATCGGGCTGAACTACGCGGACCATGCCGCCGAATCGAATCTGCCCGTGCCCGCGGAACCCGTCGTGTTCGGCAAGTGGACGTCGGCTGTCGTCGGTCCGAACGACGACGTGCGCATTCCGCGCGGCTCGCAGAAGACCGACTGGGAAGTCGAACTCGGCGTCGTGATCGGCAAGGGCGGCACGTACATCGAAGAAGCCGACGCGCTCAGGCATGTGGCGGGCTATTGCGTTATCAACGACGTCTCCGAGCGCGAATATCAAATCGAGCGCGGCGGCACGTGGGACAAAGGCAAGGGCTGCGACACGTTCGGTCCGATTGGGCCGTGGCTCGTGACTGCCGACGACATTCCCGATCCACAGCGGCTCGCCCTCTGGCTCGAAGTGGACGGCAAGCGCTATCAGAACGGCAACACCAGCACGATGATCTTCAACGTCGCGCAGATCGTGTCGTACCTGAGCCGCTTCATGAGCCTGCAACCGGGCGACGTCATTTCGACGGGCACGCCGCCGGGCGTCGGCATGGGGCAGAAGCCGGAGCCCGTCTATCTGCGCGCGGGACAGACGATGCGCCTCGGCATCGAAGGACTCGGCGAACAGCAGCAGCGTACCGTCGCGGCATGACAGGGAGCGCGCGCATGAACCAGTACGACTTCACGCAGCGCGCCGCCGTCGTCACGGGCGGTGCGCAAGGCATTGGCTATGCGGTCGCGGAGCGGTTGTTGCAGGGCCACGCGCGCGTCGCGCTGTGGGACCGCGACGAGACCGCGCTCGCCGAAGCGAAGGCGAGCCTCGCGCGTTTCGGCGATGTTCAGACCGTGTGCGTGGATCTTACGCAGCGCGATGACGTGCAGGCGGCGACGCAAGCGAGCATCGCTCAGTTCGGCGCCATCGACATTCTCGTGCACAGCGCGGGTATCGCGGGCGCGAACGCGACGGTCGCCGATTACGCGCCGGAAGAATGGTCGCGCGTGATCGACATCGATCTGAACGCGGCCTTTCACGTGAACCAGGCGATCGTGAAGACGATGATTGCGCGCGGCTATGGGCGCATCGTCAACATCGCGTCGATTGCGGGCAAGGAAGGCAATCCGAACGCGAGCGCGTATAGCGCGGCGAAGGCCGGCGTCATCGCGCTCACGAAGAGCCTCGGCAAGGAAACCGCGCGGCTCGACATCGCCGTCAACGCGATCACGCCCGCTGCGGCGCGCACGCGCATCTTCGAGCAGATGTCGCAGCAGCACATCGACTACATGCTCTCGAAGATTCCGCGCGGACGCTTCGTCGAAGTGAACGAAATCGCCGCGATGGTTGCATGGCTCGTGTCGGCGGAAAACTCGTTCACGACGGGCGCTGTATTCGATCTCTCGGGCGGACGCGCGACGTACTGATCTATCACGGCGTGATGCTTCACGCGAGCGCGCCGTACAGCGTGCCGGCCACCTGTTTCAATGCGCGCACCACCTGGGTCGAAGCGGGCGACAGCAGCTGCCCGGTGCGCGTGATGATGCCGAAGTCGTCCATGCGCAGCGGCATGTCGAGCGGCAGGATCGAAAGGAGGCCGTGTGCGGCGTAGTAGTGCGCGACCTCGGCGGCCAGTACGGCGAGCATGTCGCTTTGCGACAGCAGGCTCGTGACGAACAGCAGTTCCGCGCTTTCGACCACGTTGGACGGCGGCGCGAGGCTTTGGCGCTGGAACATCAGCTCGAAGCGATGACGCAGCACGCTTTGCGCGGGCGGCACGACCCACGACGCATCGACGACATCCGCGAGTGTCAGCGACTGCGCCGCCAGCAACGGATGACCCGAACGGGCGACGGCGAGCGCCTGTTCTTCAGCGAGAGGCTCGTAGCGCAGATGCAGCTTGTCATGTTCAGCGGAAAGCCGGCCGATCACGAGATCGAGCTTGTCCTGCGCGAGACTTTCGAGCAGCACGTTGCTGCTGTCGATCTCGACGCTCACGCTCAGGCCCGGATGCGTCGTCTTGACCTGTGCGATGGCGGCGGGCAGCAGGCTGACAGCAGGCGACGTGATCGTGCCGACGGCCACGCGCCCAAGCTGCCCCGACTTCAGCGCGAGCACTTCCTCGCGCGCCTGATCGAGACTGCCAACCACGGAGCGCGCGTGCCGAATCATCACCTCGCCGTACAGCGTGGGCCGCATGCCGCGCGGCATCCGTTCGAACAGTGGCGCATCGAGCATTTCTTCGAGTTCGCGCAACAGCTTCGACGCGGCGGGCTGCGACATGCTGAGCGCGTCGGCGGCGCGGTGGATGTTGCCTTCCTCGTCGAGCGCAACGAGCAGCAACAATTGGCGCGTCTTTAGCCGCGTGCGGACGTACCAGGGATTCGAATCGAGCATAAGGGTTAATACCAATAATTAAAGCGATATCAGTTAGACGCCAATTTTCATTAGAAAGATATCAGACCGCTTCGTACACTTTTCTTTTTCCATGATCCGCGATCACGACTTTCGCCATTCAGAAACGTTGCGCACGCAGCGTCGGATCGCCGGTTCAGCAAATCAGCACTTGCCTTCAGGAAGTAAGCATGTCGGATAAGAAATCGAAGCTGCGCTCGGCCCAATGGTTCGGCACGGCCGACAAAAACGGCTTCATGTATCGAAGCTGGATGAAGAATCAGGGCATCCCCGATCACGAGTTCGACGGACGCCCGGTGATCGGCATCTGCAATACGTGGTCGGAACTCACGCCGTGCAACGCGCACTTTCGCAAGGTCGCCGAGCATGTGAAGCGCGGCATCTACGAAGCGGGCGGCTTTCCCGTCGAATTCCCCGTGTTTTCCAATGGCGAATCGAATCTGCGCCCGACCGCGATGCTCACGCGCAATCTCGCGGCGATGGACGTCGAAGAAGCGATTCGCGGTAATCCCATCGACGCCGTCGTGCTGCTCACCGGCTGCGACAAGACCACGCCCGCGCTGCTGATGGGCGCGGCGAGCTGCGACGTGCCCGCCATCGTCGTGACGGGCGGCCCGATGCTCAACGGCAAACTGGACGGCAAGGACATCGGCTCGGGCACGGCCGTGTGGCAGCTGCACGAATCGCTGAAGGCGGGCGAGATCGATCTGCACAAGTTCCTGTCGGCGGAAGCGGGCATGTCGCGCTCGGCGGGCACCTGCAACACGATGGGCACGGCGTCGACGATGGCCTGCATGGCGGAAGCGCTCGGCACGTCGCTGCCGCACAACGCCGCGATTCCCGCCGTCGACGCGCGCCGCTATGTGCTCGCGCACATGTCGGGCATGCGCATCGTCGAGATGGCGCACGAGGGGCTCACGCTGTCGAAGATCCTCACGCGCGAAGCGTTTCTGAATGCGATCCGCGTGAATGCGGCGATCGGCGGCTCGACCAATGCCGTGATTCATTTGAAGGCGATTGCCGGGCGCATCGGCGTGAAGCTCGATCTGGACGACTGGGCGCGTATCGGCCGCAATACGCCGACTATCGTCGACCTGATGCCGTCGGGCCGCTTCCTGATGGAAGAGTTCTATTACGCGGGCGGTCTGCCTGCCGTGCTGCGGCGACTCGGCGAAGCTGACCTGCTGCCGCATCCGGGCGCGCTGACGGCGAACGGCAAGGCGCTCTGGCACAACGTGATGGACGCGCCGATCTACAACGACGAAGTGATCCGTCCGCTCGACAAACCGCTCGTGAAAGACGGCGGCATCCGCGTGCTGCGCGGCAATCTCGCGCCGCGCGGCGCAGTGCTGAAGCCGTCGGCAGCGACACCGGCGTTGCTGAAACATCGCGGCCGCGCCGTCGTGTTCGAGAACTTCGAGCACTACAAGGAACGCATCGTCGACGAAACGCTCGACGTCGACGCGAACTCGGTGCTCGTGATGAAGAACTGCGGGCCGAAGGGTTATCCGGGCATGGCCGAAGTCGGCAACATGGGCTTGCCGCCGAAGCTGCTGCGCCAGGGCGTGAAGGACATGGTGCGCATCTCCGATGCACGGATGAGCGGCACCGCATACGGCACGGTGGTGTTGCACGTGACGCCGGAAGCGGCCGACGGCGGCCCGCTCGCGGCCGTGCAGGACGGCGACTGGATCGAGCTGGATTGCGATGCGGGCACGCTGCGCGTCGATATCGGCGACGAAGAACTCGCGCGTCGCCTCGCGCAGCACACGCCGCCCGAGGCGCCCGCAGGCGGCGGTTACCAGCGGCTGTATATCGATCACGTGTTGCAGGCTGACGAAGGTTGCGATCTGGACTTCCTCGTCGGCTGCCGGGGCGCAGGCGTGCCGCGCCATTCGCATTGAGGAGAGAGACGATGAATCTGACGGGTGAACTGCTGATCGGCGCACGCACGCGGCGCGGCCAGGGCGCGGAGTTTTATGCGATCGACGCAGCAAGCGAGCAAGCGTTGCCGACGCCGAAGTACAACAGCGCACAGGCAAGCGATGTGGACGAAGCGTGCGCACTTGCTGAAAGTGCATTCGACGTGTACCGCACGCTGCCCGCCGAGCAGCGCGCACGCTTTCTCGACGATGCCGCGGCGCGTATCGAAGCGCTGGGCGAAGCATTGATCGAACGTGCGATGAGCGAGTCGGGCTTGCCGCGCGCGCGTCTCGAAGGCGAGCGTGCGCGCACCGCGAATCAGCTGCGCATGTTCGCGGCGCTCGTGCGCAGCGGCGATGCACTCGATGCGCGCATCGAGCCCGCCTTGCGGGAGCGGCAGCCGCCGCGCACCGATCTGCGTTTCCAGCGCATCGGCATCGGCCCTGTTGCCGTGTTCGGCGCAAGCAACTTCCCGCTCGCGTTCTCCGTCGCGGGCGGCGATACGGCCGCTGCGCTCGCAGCCGGTTGTCCCGTCGTCGTGAAGGCGCATCCCGCGCATCCGGGCACGTCGGAACTCGTGGGCCGAGCGATTCAGGAGGCTGTACGCCACGCGCAGTTGCCCGAAGGCGTGTTCTCGATGCTGTTCGACGCGGGCCACGAAGTGGGCGCGGCGCTCGTCGCGCATCCGGCGATCAAGGCCGTGGGCTTCACGGGTTCGCGTGCAGGCGGACGCGCGCTGATGGCGATTGCCGCCGCGCGCGCCGAGCCGATTCCCGTCTACGCAGAAATGAGCAGCGTGAACCCGAACCTGCTGATGCCTGCTGCACTCGACGCACGCGCCGATACGCTCGCGCGCGATTTCGTCGCGTCGACAACGTTGGGCTGCGGACAGTTCTGCACGAATCCGGGCTTGATGCTCGGCATCGCGGGCGAAGGTTTCGAGCGCTTCGCTGCGACGGCTGCTCAGACGCTCGGTGAAGCGGCGGCGGGCGTCATGCTCACGGGCGGCATTCTGTGCGCATACGAGGCGGGCATCGAACGCTTCGCAAAGAACCCGGCCGTGACGACGCTGGCGCGCGGCAAGGCGCCCGAAGCGGGCAGCCGTCGCGCGCAGGCCGCGCTGTTCCGCGTGAGCGCGCAGAGCCTGCTCGCTGATCACACGCTCGCCGACGAAGTATTTGGTCCGTGCAGCGTGCTGGTCGAATGCGCGGATGCGCACGAGCTGCGCACGGTGCTGAACGGGATCGAAGGCCAGTTGACGATCACGCTGCATCTCGACGACGCCGATCAGCAAGCCGCGCAGTCGTTGCTGCCGATTCTCGAACGCAAGGCAGGCCGCATTCTCGCGAACGGCTTTCCGACAGGCGTCGAAGTGTGTGACGCGATGGTTCACGGAGGTCCCTTCCCGGCGACTTCCGATGGCCGCAGCACGTCGGTCGGCACGGCCGCCATCGAGCGCTTCATGCGGCCCGTGTGCTACCAGAACCTGCCTGCCGCCCTCGTGCCCGAAGCGCTGCGCGACGCGAATCCGCTCGGCGTGCATCGGCGTGTCGCGGGACGGTACGAACGCACATCCGGCTGACGCGCAGTACGCCGGCCGATTGAGCGTAAAACAGCCGGCGCATAACGATACACATTGGAGACATTGCACATGACCACACCTCACGCCAGCGCGCAGCAGGCCGTGCCCATCGCGGGCGCGGGCGCGGCGCTCGCCGACGAACAGCGGATCATGAGTCTGCTGGTTCGCCGGCTGATCCCTTTTCTTGCGCTGATTTACGTCGTCGCGTATATCGACCGCTCCGTCGTCGGCTTCGCGAAGCTGCACATGAACGCGGCCGTCGGCATCAGCGACGCCGCCTACGGCCTCGGCGCCGGGCTCTTCTTCATCGGCTATTTTCTGTGCGAAGTGCCGAGCAATCTCGCGCTCGAACGCTTTGGCGCGCGTGTGTGGTTCGCGCGGATTCTGTTCACGTGGGGCGTCATCACGATGGCGATGGCGCTCGTCAGCGGGCCGACCAGCTTCTACGTGCTGCGCTTTCTGCTCGGCGCGGCGGAAGCGGGTCTGTATCCGGGCATTCTGTACTTCCTCACGAAGTGGTTTCCGATGCGGCATCGCGCGCGCATCATCGGCCTGCTGGTGCTCGCGCAACCGCTCGCAGGGATTCTGACGGGACCGGTCGCGGGCATCGTGCTGTCGACGCATGGCGTGTTCGGCCTGTCGAACTGGCAGACGCTGTTCGTGCTGAGCGGTTTGCCCGCCGTGCTGCTGTGCGTGCCGACGCTGCGCCTGCTGCCCGAGTCGCCCGCCAACGCAAAGTGGCTTCCGGCAGCGGATCGCGCGTGGATCGAACGCGAACTCGCCGCCGATAGCGCGTCGTACGGCCTGAAGTCGCACGGCAATCCGCTCGCCGCGCTGAAGGACAAACGCGTGCTGCTGCTCGCGCTGCTGTTTCTGCCGTTTCCGTTGAGCATCTATGGCCTGTCGCTGTGGCTGCCGACCATCATCAAGGCCTTCGGCGTCAGCGATGCAACCACGGGTCTGCTGTCCGCCGTGCCGTATCTGTTCGCCGTCGTCGGACTGTGTGTCGTGCCACGTCATTCGGATCGAAAGCGCGAACGGTACTGGCATATCGTCGTCGTGTCGGGCGTTGCGGCGATGACGATGGCGTTGAGCGCGTGGGCGCATTCGCCCGCGCTGCAATTCCTGTTCATCTGCCTGACCGCGTTCTCGCTGTATTCGATTCAGGCTGTGGTGTGGGCGCTGCCGGGGCAATTCCTGACGGGCGCGCGCGCGGCCGTTGGCATCGCGACGATCAATTCGCTCGCGAATCTCGGCGGCTACGTGGGGCCGTACGGCATCGGTCTCATCAAGGATGCGACGGGCAGTCTTGCCGCCGGCCTCTATTTCCTGTCCGCGACGCTGCTATTCGCCGTCGTGATCACGTTCGTCGTGCGGGCGTCACTACCCGAACCGAAGGCCGCCGCGCGCTGATGCGGTTTGCCCACTCAACTCATTTCTAGCGGAACACGAGCCATGACCTCACAATCCACTGCACGCTATCGCGGCATTTTCCCCGTCGTCCCGACCACCTTCACCGAAACGGGCGCACTCGATCTGGACAGCCAGAAGCGCGTGGTCGATTTCATGATCGACGCGGGCTCGGACGGCCTGTGCATTCTCGCGAACTTCTCCGAGCAGTTCGCACTGTCCGACGACGAGCGCGAAACGCTCACGCGCACGATGCTCGAACACGTCGCGGGCCGCGTGCCCGTCATCGTGACGACGAGCCATTACAGCAGCGCCGTGTGCACCGAGCGCAGCCGGCGTGCGCAGGAACAGGGCGCATCCATGGTGATGGTGATGCCGCCATATCACGGCGCGACGTTCCGCGTGCCCGAGACGCAGATCTACGAGTTCTATGCGCGGCTGTCGGATGGCATCGACATTCCCATCATGATTCAGGACGCGCCCGCGAGCGGCACGGTGCTGTCGGCGGCGTTCCTTGCACGCATGGCGCGCGAGATCGAACAGGTGTCGTACTTCAAGATCGAAACGCCGGGTGCGGCCGCCAAGCTGCGCGAACTGATCCGCCTCGGCGGCGATGCAGTGGAAGGTCCGTGGGACGGCGAAGAAGCGATCACGCTGTTCGCGGATCTCAACGCGGGCGCAACGGGCTCGATGACGGGCGGCGGTTATCCCGACGGCATCCGTCCGATTCTCGAGTTCTTCCGCGAAGGCAAGCGCGACGAAGCCTTTGCGCACTATCAGCGCTGGTTGCCGCTGATCAATCACGAGAATCGCCAGACGGGTCTGCTCGCCGCGAAGGCGCTGATGAAAGAGGGCGGTGTGATCGCGTGCGAAAACCCGCGTCATCCGCTGCCGCCGATGCATCCCGACACGCGCGCCGAACTGATCGACATCGCGCGTAGGCTCGATCCGCTGGTGCTGCGTTGGGGCAAGTAACGAAGCAATAGCGCGATGCGCGTCGGCAGTGAGAAAGCAGGCGCGCAACACTCCAGCCAGCATCGAGTCGGACCGGACAGAGTTCACAGCAGGCAACGAAAGGAGGAGACAGAATGGATGACAGGCTCACGGCAACAAGCGCGTCGGCGGCAGGCGCGACGCGCATGAATTATCGCTGGCACGTGCTGATCTGGCTGCTGCTCGGCGGGATCATCAACTACATGGATCGCGCGAGTCTTTCGATCGCGGCGCCCGGCATGATTCAGGATCTCGGCCTTACGCGCACGCAGATCGGCTTGCTCGGCACCGTGTTCGCGTGGACGTACGCGGTGATGCAGTTGCCCGCAGGCTGGATCATCGACCGTTTCGGCGCGAAGAAAGCGTATGCGATCGGGATGATCTGGTGGAGCGTCGCGACATGGCTGACGGGCGTGGTCGGCTCGATCTCCGGGCTGATCGTGATGCGCGTGCTGCTCGCGGTTGGCGAAGCGCCGTGCTGGCCGACATCCGCGAAAATCACGGCCGCGTGGTTTCCCGGCAAGGAGCGCGGCTTCGCGACGGGCGTGTGGGATTCGTCGTCGAAATGGGGACCGGCGCTCGCGCCGGCCGTGCTGGTTGCGTTGATGATCGCGTTCGGCTGGCGCTCGCTGTTTCATGTGACAGGTGCTGTCGGCATCGCGTTCGCCATTCTGTTTCTGTTCCTCTATCGAAACCCGGCGCAGAGCAAGCGGCTGTCGCGCGAAGAGTTCGCGTACATCGAAGCGGGCGGCGGCGGGCATGAGCATTCGCTCGCGACGTCGTCGATCAAATGGCGCTCGCTGTTCGGGCATCGCAGCGTGTGGGGCATGATTCTCGGCTACTTCTGCGCGATCTGGCTGTGGAATCTTTTCCTCGTGTTCCTGCCGCTCTATCTGCTCGACCGCTTTCATATTTCGCTTGCGCAGCTTGGCGTGTACGCGAGCATCCCGTGGTTCGGCGGTGCACTGGGCGAAATTCTGGCGGGCTGGATCGCGACGAAGCTGGTCGATCGTGGCGTGGCGTCGTCGATGGGCGCGAAGCGCGTCATCATCGTTTGCTGCTCGCTCGGCGCGGCTGTGTGCGCGATTGCGCTGCCGTTCACGCAGTCGATCGAGATGACGATCGTGCTGATGACAGTCGGACTCGCGTTCATTGCGGCGACGATCGGCAATGCGTGGGCGCTGGCGGCGGATATTGCACCGTCTTCGATGGTCGCGTCGGTCAGTGCGATCCAGAACTTCGGCGGCTATTTTGGCGGCGCGTTTTCGCCTGTGGCGGCCGGGTTCATTGTGGACCGCACGGGTTCGTACTCGCTTGCGTTTGTGATCGGCGGTGCGATTGCGGGGTGTGCTGCGGTGTTTTACTGGTTTATGGCGCGGCAGCGGGTGGTGGAGGCGGCGGAGCAAACGGCCCGCTGATGTCGAAGCCGGGCGCCGGTCGAGCGACGGGTGTGCGTTCATGTTGGACGCCCCTGTCGATGACGACGCATTATCTCCATCCATCGCGCGTTGCACGCATTTGAAACGCTGCAATTCTGCCTTTGCGGGTGCCTGCCTTTTTTGGGGTTTTTCGCTGGCATCCGCGATTTCGTATCGGTGCTGCATGCGTTGCCCCTGTGCGGGGCGGCACCTACTTTTCTTTGCAGCGGCAAAGAAAAGTAGGCAAAAGAAAGCCGCTCACACCGCCAGTTCTGGTCATTGCCTGCGGGCCCCCAACGGGTCCCGCACTCCGGGCGGCATCAACCTATTCAATGCCCGCTGCCAGCGCTCCTGGATTCGCATCCCCCACTTCACACCCCCGCGTCACGGACTCCGTTACCAGAAAGTCCACGGCCGCCCAGGTGGCAAACGGTGTGTAGGCCGTCGCGATCGACGTGCACCACTCCGGACTGAAAAGCGGGATCGGTGTCGTAGAAGCGCGAACGCGTAAGGTGCGACAAGCTACACACAGTTTGCCACCTGGGCGG includes:
- a CDS encoding MFS transporter; its protein translation is MDDRLTATSASAAGATRMNYRWHVLIWLLLGGIINYMDRASLSIAAPGMIQDLGLTRTQIGLLGTVFAWTYAVMQLPAGWIIDRFGAKKAYAIGMIWWSVATWLTGVVGSISGLIVMRVLLAVGEAPCWPTSAKITAAWFPGKERGFATGVWDSSSKWGPALAPAVLVALMIAFGWRSLFHVTGAVGIAFAILFLFLYRNPAQSKRLSREEFAYIEAGGGGHEHSLATSSIKWRSLFGHRSVWGMILGYFCAIWLWNLFLVFLPLYLLDRFHISLAQLGVYASIPWFGGALGEILAGWIATKLVDRGVASSMGAKRVIIVCCSLGAAVCAIALPFTQSIEMTIVLMTVGLAFIAATIGNAWALAADIAPSSMVASVSAIQNFGGYFGGAFSPVAAGFIVDRTGSYSLAFVIGGAIAGCAAVFYWFMARQRVVEAAEQTAR
- a CDS encoding dihydrodipicolinate synthase family protein, which encodes MTSQSTARYRGIFPVVPTTFTETGALDLDSQKRVVDFMIDAGSDGLCILANFSEQFALSDDERETLTRTMLEHVAGRVPVIVTTSHYSSAVCTERSRRAQEQGASMVMVMPPYHGATFRVPETQIYEFYARLSDGIDIPIMIQDAPASGTVLSAAFLARMAREIEQVSYFKIETPGAAAKLRELIRLGGDAVEGPWDGEEAITLFADLNAGATGSMTGGGYPDGIRPILEFFREGKRDEAFAHYQRWLPLINHENRQTGLLAAKALMKEGGVIACENPRHPLPPMHPDTRAELIDIARRLDPLVLRWGK
- a CDS encoding aldehyde dehydrogenase (NADP(+)), translated to MNLTGELLIGARTRRGQGAEFYAIDAASEQALPTPKYNSAQASDVDEACALAESAFDVYRTLPAEQRARFLDDAAARIEALGEALIERAMSESGLPRARLEGERARTANQLRMFAALVRSGDALDARIEPALRERQPPRTDLRFQRIGIGPVAVFGASNFPLAFSVAGGDTAAALAAGCPVVVKAHPAHPGTSELVGRAIQEAVRHAQLPEGVFSMLFDAGHEVGAALVAHPAIKAVGFTGSRAGGRALMAIAAARAEPIPVYAEMSSVNPNLLMPAALDARADTLARDFVASTTLGCGQFCTNPGLMLGIAGEGFERFAATAAQTLGEAAAGVMLTGGILCAYEAGIERFAKNPAVTTLARGKAPEAGSRRAQAALFRVSAQSLLADHTLADEVFGPCSVLVECADAHELRTVLNGIEGQLTITLHLDDADQQAAQSLLPILERKAGRILANGFPTGVEVCDAMVHGGPFPATSDGRSTSVGTAAIERFMRPVCYQNLPAALVPEALRDANPLGVHRRVAGRYERTSG
- a CDS encoding MFS transporter, which translates into the protein MTTPHASAQQAVPIAGAGAALADEQRIMSLLVRRLIPFLALIYVVAYIDRSVVGFAKLHMNAAVGISDAAYGLGAGLFFIGYFLCEVPSNLALERFGARVWFARILFTWGVITMAMALVSGPTSFYVLRFLLGAAEAGLYPGILYFLTKWFPMRHRARIIGLLVLAQPLAGILTGPVAGIVLSTHGVFGLSNWQTLFVLSGLPAVLLCVPTLRLLPESPANAKWLPAADRAWIERELAADSASYGLKSHGNPLAALKDKRVLLLALLFLPFPLSIYGLSLWLPTIIKAFGVSDATTGLLSAVPYLFAVVGLCVVPRHSDRKRERYWHIVVVSGVAAMTMALSAWAHSPALQFLFICLTAFSLYSIQAVVWALPGQFLTGARAAVGIATINSLANLGGYVGPYGIGLIKDATGSLAAGLYFLSATLLFAVVITFVVRASLPEPKAAAR